The following coding sequences lie in one Steroidobacter denitrificans genomic window:
- the rdgB gene encoding RdgB/HAM1 family non-canonical purine NTP pyrophosphatase: protein MRVVLATGNPGKLQELQALLAPLGFEVLPQSAFTAVPAAETGLSFVENAIIKARHAARASGLPAIADDSGLEVDALHGAPGIYSARYAGAQASDLDNLRKLVDQLRDVPLAQRTARYRCALAYLRWDLDPAPLLCQTRWEGLIVETPRGAGGFGYDPVFELPGRGLTVAELSAEEKNRLSHRGRALQTLVACLADAPGGGDAGTADEA from the coding sequence GTGCGCGTCGTCCTGGCCACCGGCAATCCCGGCAAACTCCAAGAACTGCAGGCCCTGCTGGCGCCGCTGGGGTTCGAAGTTCTGCCGCAGTCGGCGTTCACGGCGGTTCCGGCGGCGGAAACCGGTCTGAGCTTCGTGGAAAACGCCATCATCAAGGCGCGGCATGCCGCCCGGGCTTCGGGACTGCCGGCGATCGCCGATGATTCCGGGCTGGAAGTCGATGCCCTGCATGGCGCGCCCGGAATTTATTCCGCTCGTTATGCCGGCGCGCAGGCGAGCGACCTGGACAATCTGCGCAAGCTGGTCGACCAGTTGCGGGATGTTCCGCTTGCGCAACGTACGGCGCGTTATCGCTGCGCGCTGGCCTATCTGCGCTGGGATCTCGACCCCGCGCCGCTGTTGTGCCAGACCCGCTGGGAAGGATTGATCGTCGAGACGCCGCGCGGCGCCGGCGGGTTCGGTTATGACCCGGTGTTCGAGCTGCCCGGCCGCGGACTCACGGTCGCGGAGCTCTCGGCAGAGGAAAAAAATCGCCTCAGTCATCGGGGACGCGCCCTGCAGACATTGGTGGCCTGCCTTGCGGATGCACCCGGCGGTGGCGACGCCGGGACGGCGGACGAGGCCTGA
- the rph gene encoding ribonuclease PH, producing MKARPGGRAPDELRPVRITRRFTRHAEGSVLIECGDTRVLCTASVEESVPGFLRNTGRGWVTAEYGMLPRATHTRNRREAATGKQGGRTLEIQRLIGRALRAVVDLKALGERSVTIDCDVLQADGGTRTASITGAYVALVDAVEVLVRRGVLRDSPLHGQVAAVSVGIWAGQPVLDLDYAEDAEAETDMNVVMNNGGGFIEVQGTAEGHAFRRHELDELLNLAAIGIGQLQARQLEALGQG from the coding sequence ATGAAGGCCAGACCCGGCGGCCGCGCCCCCGATGAGCTGCGGCCTGTACGCATTACACGTCGTTTCACCCGTCATGCCGAAGGCTCGGTATTGATCGAATGCGGCGACACGCGCGTGTTGTGCACTGCGAGCGTCGAGGAGTCCGTACCGGGTTTTCTGCGCAACACGGGCCGGGGCTGGGTGACGGCCGAATACGGTATGTTGCCGCGCGCCACGCATACTCGGAACCGGCGTGAAGCTGCTACCGGCAAACAGGGCGGACGCACCTTGGAAATCCAGCGGTTGATCGGCCGGGCGCTGCGTGCCGTCGTGGATCTGAAAGCCCTGGGTGAGCGCTCGGTCACGATCGACTGCGATGTCCTGCAGGCGGACGGCGGCACCCGCACGGCGTCGATCACCGGCGCCTATGTTGCGCTGGTGGATGCCGTGGAGGTGCTGGTGCGCCGAGGCGTCCTGCGCGACAGTCCCCTGCACGGCCAGGTGGCCGCGGTGTCGGTCGGCATCTGGGCCGGCCAGCCGGTGTTGGATCTGGACTATGCCGAGGATGCCGAGGCCGAAACCGACATGAATGTGGTGATGAACAACGGCGGCGGTTTCATCGAGGTGCAGGGGACGGCGGAGGGTCACGCCTTCCGGCGTCACGAGTTGGATGAGCTGCTGAACCTGGCGGCGATCGGCATTGGCCAACTCCAGGCGCGGCAGCTCGAAGCCTTGGGTCAAGGCTGA
- a CDS encoding PP2C family protein-serine/threonine phosphatase yields MRVEYAELSLIGDREDNQDRVAIAANDDAALLIVIDGMGGHADGSRAADAALQSLLDSYQKTPLPMFDPLGFLHLSLSRAHDDVARLGYGQNIDARPRATIAVCLVQDGAAYWAHVGDSRVYHIRRGKLEQRTRDHSHVELLLREGKIKEEEVANHPMRNFVECCLGGDPAIPEMTIGRRQVLESGDVLLLCSDGIWANLRDDDIAGFFKDDSQPLRAWLEALGRRAVQASAPFSDNATAAVLRWLG; encoded by the coding sequence TTGCGCGTCGAGTATGCTGAATTGAGCCTCATCGGTGATCGTGAGGACAACCAGGATCGCGTTGCCATCGCCGCGAACGACGACGCTGCGCTCCTGATCGTCATCGATGGCATGGGTGGACATGCCGACGGCAGCCGCGCGGCGGACGCGGCATTGCAGAGCCTGCTCGATTCGTACCAGAAAACCCCGCTTCCCATGTTCGATCCGCTGGGGTTTTTGCACCTGTCCTTGAGCCGCGCGCATGATGACGTGGCGCGTCTGGGCTACGGCCAGAATATCGACGCCCGTCCGCGCGCCACCATCGCGGTATGTCTGGTGCAGGATGGTGCGGCTTACTGGGCGCATGTGGGCGACAGCCGCGTCTACCATATCCGCCGCGGCAAGCTCGAGCAGCGCACGCGGGACCACAGTCATGTGGAATTGCTGTTGCGCGAAGGCAAGATCAAGGAAGAAGAGGTCGCCAATCACCCCATGCGCAATTTTGTGGAATGCTGCCTTGGCGGGGATCCGGCGATTCCCGAAATGACGATCGGCCGCCGGCAGGTGCTGGAATCCGGCGACGTACTGCTACTGTGCAGCGACGGTATCTGGGCCAATTTGCGCGATGATGACATCGCCGGTTTTTTCAAGGACGATAGCCAGCCGCTGCGCGCTTGGCTCGAGGCGCTGGGGCGGCGTGCCGTGCAGGCATCAGCTCCTTTCAGCGATAATGCCACTGCGGCGGTGTTGCGCTGGCTGGGTTAG